CTGGGCGTCACCGCGCGCTCGAAGATCCGCACCACCTCGCCACCGTCCTCGGCGGGGACGGGGAGCGCCACCTGCTTGAGCACGATCCCGTCGCGGCGCTCGCGCTGGCGCCAGGTGGAGATGGTGTGCGGGTAGTCGTGGGTGGACGTGACCACCTCGTCGCCGGGGCGCAGGTCGAAGCCCATCTGGCAGATCTGCAGCCCCTCGGTGGCGTTGCGGGTGATGGCGATCTCCTCGGCGTCGCAGCCGAACATCCGCGCCAGCCCCACGCGGACGGTTTCGCGCAGCGGCTCCAGCACCCGCCACATGGTGTGCACCGGTGCCTCGTTGCTGAAGTCCAGGTGCCGCTTCATCGCGTCCTGCACCAGCGCCGGCGAGGGGCTGACGCCCGCGTTGTTCAGGTTGATGATGGCGCGGTTGACGGTGAACGCCTGCTGCACCGGCGCCCAGAAGCGCTCGTCGCGGGCGATCTCCTCCGGCGTGCCGGAAAAGCGCGCCAGCGCTTCGCCGATCTCACGGAGCTGGCCGGAGCCGCCCTGCGCCAGCCATGCGGCCGGCGCCGCGCGTGCGGCGGTGGAAAGGAAGTCGCGGCGGGAGACCATGGCGTCGTTCGAGCGGGGTGCAAGGGAGGCCACGG
This window of the Longimicrobium sp. genome carries:
- a CDS encoding aminotransferase class V-fold PLP-dependent enzyme translates to MVSRRDFLSTAARAAPAAWLAQGGSGQLREIGEALARFSGTPEEIARDERFWAPVQQAFTVNRAIINLNNAGVSPSPALVQDAMKRHLDFSNEAPVHTMWRVLEPLRETVRVGLARMFGCDAEEIAITRNATEGLQICQMGFDLRPGDEVVTSTHDYPHTISTWRQRERRDGIVLKQVALPVPAEDGGEVVRIFERAVTP